The Burkholderia mayonis DNA window CGACGCGCAGGTTCGAGATGCCCGTGCGTGCACGCTCGCGCGTTTCGAGGTCGATCAGGAACTGGCCGCAGTTCTCGGAGATGTCGCGCAGTTCGTCGAGTTCCGCGTCGTAGCCGCGGGCGATCACGCCGCCGTCGCGAACCATCGCAGCCGGCTCGGCCGCGATCGCGCGCGCAAGCAGATCGAGACAGCCGGCGGGCGGCTCGAGCGCGGCTTCGAGGCGGCCGAGCGCCGATGCGTTCGATGCGATTTCGGCGACGCGCTCGCGCAGTGCGGGAAGGGCCGCGAACGTGTCGCGCAGGCTCGACAGATCGCGTGGCCGCGCTGACAGGAGCGCGAGACGGCCGGTGATCCGCTCGACATCGGCGATCTGCCGCAGCGCTGAGCGCAGGCTGTCGAGGCTCGCGTTCGCGGGCGCGTCGAGCAGCGCGCCGATCGCCTGGTGACGTCCTTGCGCCGCGACCGACGCGCGCGGCGGATGATGCAGCCAATGGCGCAGCAGGCGGCTGCCCATCGCGGTGCAGCAGCTGTCGAGCAGCGAATAGAGCGTCGGCGATTCGGTGCCGCGCAGCGTTTCGGTGAGTTCGAGATTGCGGCGCGTCGACGGATCGAGCCCGATGTATTCGGATTCGTTTTCCACTTTGAGGCTGCGCACGTGGCGCAACTGCTGGCCTTGCGTGGCCGCCGCGTAGATCAGCAGCGCGCCTGTCGCGCCGCAAGCGCTCGTGAGCGCCTGCGCGCCGAAGCCGTCGAGGCTCGCGACTTCGAGCTGGTCGCACAGGCGCTGCGTACCCGACGCGACGTCGAAGTGCCACGCAGGCACGCGCGTGATCGCGCCCATGCCGGCGGGCACCGATTCGATCGCGCCGTCCGCTGCGAGGATCTCGGCGGGCCGGATGCGCTCGAGCGCCGCGCCGAGCTGGTCCGGCGCGATCTCGGCGAGCCGCAGTGCGCCGCTCGCGAGATTGAGCCAGGCGAGGCCGATGTTCGATGCGACGCCGCGCTTGTTGTGCCCGAGGCAAAGCGCGAGCAGGAACACGTCGCTCTTGTCGGACAGCAGCGCGGCATCCGTCAGCGTGCCAGGCGTGACGACGCGCACGACCTTGCGCTCGACGGGGCCCTTCGACGTCGCCGGATCGCCGATCTGTTCGCAGATCGCCGCGGATTCGCCGAATTTCACGAGCTTCGCGAGGTATTGCTCGATCGCGTGATGCGGCACGCCCGCCATCTTGATCGGGGTGCCAGCGGACGCGCCGCGTTGCGTGAGCGTCAGGTCGAGCAGGCGCGAGGCTTTTTCTGCATCTTCGAAGAAGAGCTCGTAGAAGTCGCCCATCCGGTAGAACACGAGCGTGTCGGGATGTTCGGCCTTGATGCGAAGGTATTGTTGCATCATCGGCGTGTGGTTGCTGAACGCCCCTTCTGTAAGCTGCTGTTTTGAATCCGTAATTTCTTGCACGTCCTTATCCATCAAGGCTTTCCGTCCATTTCGGGGTGTTCGCTGTCGAATTTCCCCGCCTATCGACATCTTGCTAAATTTCCATCGTCAGCGTAGCTTTTCGGCTCTTCCAGAATCTACGCCTACGCCGCTGATGTTATGCGCGTGGCGGAAACCTACGCTGAGGTCTGAATGCGGTTTGACGCCCGATCGGCAAAGCAACTTTTGCCCGGTGCACACCTGAAAATCGATGGCTGTCCGGGGCTCAGGCTCGAGGCGACGGCATTACCGTTACAAGTTACTCGTCGACGGGCGTATGCGACAAATCAAAATCGGCGGGGGGGCCAGCGCCTTCCATCGCGGCGGCCGCCGTTGAGTGGGAGCGTCTGAAACAAGAGCGCAACTCAGGCAACGACCCGGCGCTCGCCAAGCGGCAAGCAAACGATTCTGTCGGCGTTATGGTACAGCAAGGGGATTCGCCGACAGTGCGCGATATCTGTATGGCCTACCTGAAGGGGCACGTCGAGCGCAATCGCCAGCCGAAGGGGCGGCCGAAGTGGCCCGGATGTTCCGGACGATGTTGGGAGATATTGCAGCGCTGCCGGCCGCCGAGCTGACGCGCGAGCGCGCGTTCAGCAAGATCGACTCGTATCGGCAAACTCCGGTGCAGGCGTCGAAGCTTCGACTCGAACTCGGGGCCGCTTGGGGCTACGCTCTGGATACTGGCCGGCTGCCCGAGTCTGCGTCGAACTGGTGGCGACAAATCATGCGCGGTCGACTACGCAGCAACGGCAGACGGATCCAGGGCAGCCGGTCGGTACCGCAAAACGGTTCCTGAGCGACGTCGAGGCGGGTGCATTGATCAACTGGTTGCCGAATTTCAGTCGCAATGTCGAGGATGCGTTGACGCTGTACCTTTGGACCGGGACGCGCGGTGCCGAGATCGGCGCAATGGAAGGGGCAGAGATTACCGACGAACAGGACGGCCTGTGGTGGACGATTCCCAAGGCCAAGACGAAGAACGCCAGGCACGAGAAAGCGACGGATCTTCGGGTGCCGTTAATCGGACGTGCGGATGCTGTTGTGCGCCGACGCCTCGAACGTTACGGCAAGGGGAGGGTGTTCCCGGCGGAGCGAGGCGGGCACATGCAGCAGAAGGTGTTCGGTCAGGCCGTTCATTTCCATATGCCCTATAGCGAGACGCGGCCGGAACAAGCCCGGCCGCGTCTTCCGGTCACGCATTGGGCCCCTCACGATCTGCGTCGAACGGCTCGCACGATGTTGGCTGCGCTCGGCTGTCCGTACGAGATCGGCGAGGCCACCGTCCACCTTCCGCAGCGTGCGGTCATCAAGGTGGACGAGATCCAGAACCTGCGCGCGTTCGGCGACGATTCGGAGTTGGAGACGGTGCAGCGCTACGTCGACCGGCGGCTCGCGAAGATGCGTCGCCAGATCGACGCGACGCACGAGTATCACCGCCTCGGCGCGGTGCGCGGCGTGATCCTCGACGCGGACGGCAAGCGGGTCGTCGCGAACCTGCTCGACAGCTTCGGCATCGAGCAGCAGGTCATCGAATACGAGCTGTCGAACGCGAAGACCGAGATCCGGACGAAGAACGAGGATACGCTCGAAGCGATCGAGGATGCGCTCGGCAATGTGCCATTTTCGAGCGTGCGCGCGTTCTGCGGGCGTAACTTCTGGCGCAAGTTCCTGACGCTGCCGACCGTCAAAGAGACGTTCCTGAACACGGCGGCGGCTGCGGCGCTGCGCGGCGATCCGCGCGGGGCGATCGAGCTGGACGGGATCGTGTTCGAGCGCTATCGGGGCAAGGTCGGCGGCATCCCGTTCGTCGGCGACGACGAAGCGTATGCGGTGCCGGAAGGCGTGCCGGATCTGTTCATCTCGCGCTTCGCGCCCGGCGACTATGTCGACGCGGTGAACACGATCGGCCTGCCGTACTACGCGCGGCAAGAAGTCATGCCGTTCAACAAGGGTGTCGAGATCGAGGCGCAGTCGAACCCGATCCACCTGTGCACGCGCCCGCGTGCGTGCATCCGCCTGAAGGCGTGACATGGCGTTTCGCGACCTGATAGCGGACGTCGACGCCGCCGTGCTGCGGGATCTGGGCGACGACGACGTGGTCGTCGACGGCCGTCCCGTGCGCGGCATGTTCAACACGCCTTGGCTCGGCCCCGATCTCGGCTCGCAACGCACGAACCTCGTTGCGCCCATGCTGCACGTGATCGACGAAAATGCCGTCGGCATCCGGCCCGGCAGCATCGTCGTCGCGCGCAGCGGACGCTATCGCGTCGTCGAGGCGCAGCCGGACGGCACGGGCTGGACGATCTTGGTGCTGCAATGACATGAACCAACTGAAAGTCGAAATCGATATCGGCGCGGTCACGGCCGTCTTGCAGGGCATGTCGCCATCCGCGATGCAAGGCGCGTGGCGGCGCACGCTGCGCAAGACGGGCGCATGGATCAAGAGCCAGACCGCGAAGGAAGTCAGCGCGGCGACGCGGATCGGCGATCCACGAGATCGACGTGTTCGGCTTCGTGCGCATGATCGACGGCGTCGATCAGCTCGCGCAGGTGCGGCGCGATCTCGGCATGTGATGCAGCGCGGGTCAAAGCTACTTTTTAATGTTCATTGAGGACTATTGGGGAAGGTTGCGAATCACCTTACAGATCGTCTAAATTCTCTCGCGAGAGTCATTACAGGATCACGCACGCCAGGACCGCGAAGTGATTGGTATTCGTGCCCCCTCCCAATGTCTAATTTACATTTAATTAAGTGGGGCATTAGTATGGAGCACTTTGAATCTAACTCTCTAGCACGGCAATCCAAAGATGGTTTTTGACATGCCCTTGTTAGTGATGCCGATCGTTCTATCCTATATTTAACCGTTGTTGGTCGCATCATTACAACTGTCCTGATGGATGGTGATATATGAACGGGGGATACCATGAGGCCGTCTGATGACATGCTCAATAATCGGGGAAGGAGTCAAAGTCTTTGTGCAAAAAGTCAAGTAGGGAGATTCTTTGATGCGCTTCGCCGAATAAGGAAGGAGGTTTGGCGTTTCGCGTTATACGAAATTCTGGCTGGAGTGTGTTTGCTTTTTGCTTACAACATAGGGATAACTCTAGCTCAATTGAATTTCGAAAATCTGACAACGGAAAATTACCCTTTTATAGCTCGGATCCTTTTGGATATTTTGAGGGATTTGGGGGTGGGGTTCTTCGTCGCCGCTGCTGCTGGAATCGGCTTTGAGGGTTTACACCAATCAGTAGGGGGGCGGCAAAGGAGCTTGAGGTTCAACAGAAGATAGACGCTCTCATAGATGTTGCGGAGAAGATGAAGCACTTCGCCAATCCACTGGTGGCCGTATCTAATCACTTAGATGCAATTCTCTCGGATGCCAAATATCGAGAAATAAAAGAGAACATTAATGAGACGATAAAGGTGATGGCAGAAATACGGTCGCATGACAAAGAATCCTGTCCTGGATTAGAGGGGGTGGAGTATGTTGCACTCGTGGATTGGATGCTGGATGAGTATGTGCTATCTGGTGCGAAGGATTTGGCGCACCTTATGAGGGCGTTGAATCCGGAGGAAATGGATTTTCATGCGAGCTATGCGCCGCCTGATCGGAAATCGCTCGCGCAACGTATATTCGCGGCGCAGATGAAAAGTATGAAGTGTGGGGATGAATATCACTCTCTTACAAATTTGTGTCTCTATGAGGGGGGCGATGCGAAAATGTTTATTGATGCGATCAAGGATGCGCTCCAAAACGGTGTTTCTGTAAGGCGGCTTTTTAATTTGTGCGAACTTGAGGTGGATAGTTCGCCAATGCTGAGCTGGACTACTGTATGTAAAATGATTGGAGATCAGATGTCTTTGTTTTCTTCTGGTAAATTTCAAGCGCGAGTTTTGAGGGTCAAAGAGGCAGCCTTGGTAGATCGTGAAATTACGAATGGTTGTAATCTTCCAAATGCTGATGCGGTTAAAAATCTTTATTTTGGTATATTCGTTCATCGGCAAGGTGGGGCGGTTGTATTTCGTGCGTCGCCAACGGATATTACAAAGCTCAGTCTGGAGGCATTTCAAAAATCAAAAAACGTGAAACCTACTATGGATTTATTTGATCATTTATGGAATATGTCTTGCCCGGCGATGGAATTTATTGAAGAAAATAAAGAATTTATAACCGGAGGTTAGGGAAAAACCTGATGGAATTTTATTTCCAAGCATCGATGGGGCGCTGCAACGTCTTCATTTGTGTCAATGGGGTCGTGTCCCGCATTTATCGATCTCTGTCTAAGAATGAGTGACCTATGCGCTCGCTAAAGGTTGGTGCCCAGATCGAGCTGGCTTGAACGACGGAAGCGAGCCAGGTAGGTGGTTTTCATTTTGCAGAAAATCAATCAAATTTTTAATCAAAGGGGCGCTCAGCGCCCCTTTTTTAGTCGAACCTGAACAATCCTGGACGGCTTATACGGAAAGGCGGTGAGGCCGAAACGGTGTTGTTGGATTTGCAGGAAGCAGGCATATTGACGCGTGAATCCTGCAAATCCTGACGAGGTGTGGATGGGTCCGAAGTTGCCGGTGACAGAGGGAGATTTCTTCCGCCAACCGCTGCGCGAGCAGATCAATCTGAAGCATCCGTTGATTCGCCTGGCCGATCTGATCGACTGGGCTCGGTTGAGCACGACGATGAGTGCGAGTTTCGCATCGTCTCGTGGCCGACCGGCAACGTCGCCGCGTTTGATCGCAGGGCTGCTGTACTTGCAGCACGCGTTCGACCTGTCGGATGAAGAGGTCGTCTGGCAATGGCTGGAGAACCCGTACTGGCAAGTGTTCACCGGCGAGACGTACTTGCAGACGAAACCGCCGATCGATCCGTCGAGCCTGACGCGCTGGCGTAAGCGCCTGGGCGAAGCCGGCGTTGAAGAACTGTTGGCTGAGACGATCGAAGCGGCCAAACGCGCAAAGGTCATCAAGACGACGAGCCTGAAGCGGGTGATTGTCGATACGACGGTGATGGAAAAGGCGATTGCGCATCCCACCGATTCGCGCCTGCTCGAACGTTGCCGGGAACATCTGGTGAAGGCCGCCGCCCAGCACGGGCTGAAGCTGCGGCAGAACTACAACCGCGAAGCGCCGCGTCTGGCGGGCCAGATCGGGCGCTATGCGCATGCGAAGCAGTACAAGCGGATGAAGAAGGCGCTGCGCACTTTGCGTTCACGAGTGGGGCGCGTGATGCGTGACGTGGAGCGGCAACTGGAAGGCGTTGTTCAGCAAAGTCGCGCGGAGTTGGAAGACTTGATCAGCCGCACGAAGCGGATTCTCACGCAGAAGCAGAAGGACAAAAACAAGCTGTATGCGCTGCACGCGCCGGAAGTGGAGTGCCTGGCGAAAGGCAAAGCGCGCAAGCCGTACGAATTTGGCGTGAAGGTGTCGATCACCACGACGCACAAGGAAGGTCTGGTAGTCGGAGCTCGTTCAATGCCGGGCAATCCATACGACGGGCACACGTTGGCCGAAGCGTTAGAACAAGCGGCGATCCTGAGCGATGTGCAGCCGGAGATCGCCGTCGTCGACCGCGGCTACAAGGGCGTCGCCGTCGATGGTGTGAAGGTCTATCACCCAGGTTTGCGACGCGGTATCACACGCGGCCTGCGAGCAATGATCCGGCGTCGCAGCGC harbors:
- the mutS gene encoding DNA mismatch repair protein MutS, producing MDKDVQEITDSKQQLTEGAFSNHTPMMQQYLRIKAEHPDTLVFYRMGDFYELFFEDAEKASRLLDLTLTQRGASAGTPIKMAGVPHHAIEQYLAKLVKFGESAAICEQIGDPATSKGPVERKVVRVVTPGTLTDAALLSDKSDVFLLALCLGHNKRGVASNIGLAWLNLASGALRLAEIAPDQLGAALERIRPAEILAADGAIESVPAGMGAITRVPAWHFDVASGTQRLCDQLEVASLDGFGAQALTSACGATGALLIYAAATQGQQLRHVRSLKVENESEYIGLDPSTRRNLELTETLRGTESPTLYSLLDSCCTAMGSRLLRHWLHHPPRASVAAQGRHQAIGALLDAPANASLDSLRSALRQIADVERITGRLALLSARPRDLSSLRDTFAALPALRERVAEIASNASALGRLEAALEPPAGCLDLLARAIAAEPAAMVRDGGVIARGYDAELDELRDISENCGQFLIDLETRERARTGISNLRVEYNKVHGFYIEVTRGQTDKVPDDYRRRQTLKNAERYITPELKTFEDKALSAQERALARERALYDGVLQALLPHIEGCQRVASGLAELDLLSAFAERARTLDWVAPEFTDEIGIEIDQGRHPVVEAQVEQFIANDCTLNTDRKLLLITGPNMGGKSTFMRQTALIALMAYVGSYVPAKAARFGPIDRIFTRIGAADDLAGGRSTFMVEMTEAAAILNDATPQSLVLMDEIGRGTSTFDGLALAWAIARHLLSHNRCYTLFATHYFELTQLPAEFPQAANVHLSAVEHGHGIVFLHAVEEGPANQSYGLQVAQLAGVPAPVIRAARKHLAHLEQQSAAQATPQLDLFAAQPSVDEPEYDEPPAATPHPALERLLELDPDDLKPRDALELLYELRALARSGATDAQR
- a CDS encoding head-tail joining protein, producing MAFRDLIADVDAAVLRDLGDDDVVVDGRPVRGMFNTPWLGPDLGSQRTNLVAPMLHVIDENAVGIRPGSIVVARSGRYRVVEAQPDGTGWTILVLQ